GGGCAAGGTAGCCCTTAGGAGAGGCTCGGCCTTGGGCAGGACCTTTTCCGTCATGCGGGTGGGGAAAAACCCAGGGGCCAGGGCGTTCACCCGGATGCCCCACCGCCCCCATTTCACCGCCAGGTCCCGGGTAAGGGCTACAAGCCCACCCTTGGAGGCAGAGTAGCCCACGGCGTCCAGGACCTCGGGGTACTCCCCCTTAAGGCCGGCCACGGAGGCGATGTGGATGATCTTGCCGTAGCCCCTTTCCTTCATGCGCTTGGCGGCGGCGCGGCTCGCCAAAAAGGCCCCCACCAGGTTCACCTCCAGGACCTCCCGCACCTTTTCCACGGGCATCTCCAGGGAGGGCGCACCCCAGCTGATGCCGGCGGCGTTCACCAAGACCGTGAGGGGGCCGAGCTCCCGTTCCACCTGGTCGCAAAGCTCCTCCAGGCGGGCCTCGTCCCGCACGTCCCCTTCCAGGTAGAGGGCATCCTCCCCCAGGTGCTTGCGGGCCTCTTCAAAGAAGCTTGCCCGCCGGGCCATCACCGCCACCTTGGCCCCCGCCTCCTTGAGGGCCAGGGCCGCCTCGAGGCCAAGCCCCCGGGAGCCCCCCGTCACCAAGGCCGCCTTGCCATCCAAGCGAAATTGCTCCAAAAACATCAGACACCCCCGTAGTAGTCCTTGTACCGCTCCCTAAGGGCCCGCTTCAGGAACTTGCCGGCGCTCGTCCTAGGAATCTCCTCCACGAACACGTAGGCGTCGGGAAGCTGCCACTTGGCAAAGCCCGCCTGGAGGAGGTGGGCGCCAAGCTCCTCAGGGGTTGGCGCCTCGCCCCTCGGCACCACCACCGCCAGGGGCCTCTCCTGCCACTTGGGGTGGGGGATGGCCACCACCGCCGCCTCCTTCACCTTGGGGTGGCCCATGAGGGCGTTTTCCAAGTCCACGCTGGAGATCCACTCCCCGCCCGACTTGATGAGGTCCTTGAGCCGGTCCTTGATCTCCACGTAGCCCTCCTCGTCCCACACGGCCATGTCCCCCGTGCGGAACCACCCGTCGGCGGTGAGGGCCCTTTGGCTCGCCTCCTCGTTTTGGTAGTAGCCCCGGGTAATCCAAGGGCCCCTGAGCTGGATCTCCCCCATGCGCTTCCCGTCCCGGGGCACGGGGCGGCCCTCCTCGTCCGCCACCCGTAGGCGCACCAGGGGGATGGGGAGGCCGGTCTTGGCCTTGAGGGTGAGCTTCTCCTCTTCCGGGAGGCCCTCCAGGTGGCTCTTGATGAAGTTCTGCACCACCACCGGGGAGGTTTCCGTGAGGCCGTAGCCCTGGCGCACCTCTATCCCCATCCTCTCAAAGCGGGCGATGAGGCTTTTGGGGGCGGCGCTACCCCCCACCACCAACCGCCTCAGGGTCCGCAGGCGGTGGCCGGTGCTTTCCAGGTGGTCCGCCAAGGCGAGCCACACCGTGGGCACCCCGGCGGTGAAGGTGACCCCCTCCCCGTCAAAGAGCTCCACCAAGGAGGTGGGATCTAGGCGGGGCCCCGGCAGGACCTGTTTGGCCCCCACCAGGGTGGCGGCGTAAGGGAGGCACCAGGCGTTCACGTGGAACATGGGCACCACGGGAAGGACCACGTCCCTTTCCGAAAGGGCCGTGCCGTCAAAGAGGCTGGCCGCCAAGGAGTGGAGGACCAGGGCCCGGTGGCTGTACACCACCCCCTTGGGTAGGCCGGTGGTCCCCGTGGTGTAGGCCATGCCGCAGGCAGCCCGCTCGGGGACCCGGTGGGGCTCCGCCTCCTCTCCCAAAATCTCCTCGTAGGCCAGGTACCCCTCGGGGGCCTTCTCGTCCATGACCACGAAGTGGCGCACGGTCTTCAGTTCCGGGCGGAGGGCCTCCACCAGGGAAAGGAGGTTCGGGTCAAAGAGGAGGACCTTGTCCTCGGCGTGGTTCAGGATGTAGGCGATCTCCTTGGGGCTCAGGCGGGGGTTGGCGGTGTGGAGCACGGCCCCCATGCCGGGCACGGCGAAGTAGGCCTCGAGGTGGCGGAAGTGGTTGAAGCCCAACGTGGCCACCCGGTCCCCCTCCCCTACCCCGAGGGCCCTAAGCCCCCTCATGAGCCGCTTCGCCCGCCGGTAAACCTCGGCGTAGGTGGTGCGGTGGATCTCCCCGGTGTGGAGGCGGGAGACCACCTCTTTCCTCCCGAAAAGCGCCGCTGCCCTCTCCAGGAAGTCCCAAAGGTTCAGCTCCTCGTCCATCATGGTGCTTGGGAACATGGCTTCCCCCTTTCGTTTAGACCCAGTATAGCCCTAGGCTACCCGGTAGAAGACCCCCTTGGCGAAGGCCACCCGCTTCCCCTCCCAAAGGACCTCCCCGGCGGCGTGGAGGAGGTGCCGGCCGGGGTGGACCACCCACCCCCGGGCGAGGAGCACCCCCTCCCGTACAGGGCGTAGGTAGCTCACGGAAAGCTCGGCCGTGACCACCTTGACCCCTAAGCTTTCCACCGCCTGGCCCAGGGCGCTATCCAACAGGGCGGCGAGGATGCCGCCATGCACGAGGCCTTGGCCCTGCAGGAACTCTTCCCGCACCTGTAGGCGAAGCTCCGCCTCGCCCTTTTCCTTCCTCAGGACCTCCGCCTGGAACCACCGGGCAAAGGGGCTCAAGCGGGCCTCCGCCGCACCAGGGTGACGAACTCCCCTTCCTGCACCACCTCGCCCCGCTGGTTGTAGACCTTGACCCTCTGCACCAGGATGCCCCGGTCCGGCTTGCTGGTTTCCCGCTTCTCCACGATTTCGCTTTCCCCCCGCACCGTGTCCCCGATGAAGACAGGCTTCAGGAAGCGGTAGTTCCGGATCTCCATCCAGGCGATGATGGTGCCCTCAAAGTGGCCCGCCCGTTGCCGAAGCCCCGTGAGCATGGAAAGCACCAAAAGCCCGTGGGCGATGCGCTGGCCAAAGGGGGTTTCCTTGGCGAACTCGGCGTCGGTGTGGATGGGGTTATAGTCCCCGGAAACCCCGGCGAAGTTCACCACGTCCGCCTCCGTCACCGTGCGGGCCGGGGTGGAAAACCTTTGGCCGACCTCAAAGTCCTCAAAGTACATGGGCATCTCCCATCACCTCCTCTGCGCAAGCGAAAGGTAAGCCCCGGGGCCCACGATGGAGCGGCCCCCGTCCACGTAAAGGGCCTGGCCGGTGATATAGCTCGCCTCATCGGAGAGGAGGAAGAGGGCCGCCTGGGCCACCTCCTCGGGGCGGCCTTCCCGGCCAAGGGGGGTGGCCTCCACCTCTCGCCGCCATGCCCATTCGGGCAACCCCGTGGTCATCCGGGTGGCGATGAGGCCCGGGACGAGGACGTTAACCCGGATGCCCTTGCGGGCAAGCTCCAAGGCCAAGGTGCGGGCGAGGCCTACCACGGCCATTTTGCTCGCGGCGTAGTGGGCAAGGCCCAGGGCACCCAAGGCGGCCACGGAGCTGGTGAGGACGAGGCTTCCCCCCTCCATGGCCTCCCCCGCTTTTCGGGCCACCAGGAAACTTCCCGTGAGGTTCACCCGGAGCACCCGTTCCCACTCCGCCAAGGGGAGCTTCCAAGAGAGGCCGCTATGGGCTATCCCCGCGAAGTGGGCCACCCCGTGGAGCGTCCCGAACTCCTCCAAGGCCTCCCGGAAGGCCTCCTCCACCCCTTCGGGGACGCTTACATCGGCCACCACGGCCACCGCCTCCCCTTCCAGGGGAGCCACGGCCTCGGCCAAGGCCTCCTCCTCCACATCCACCGCCACGAGCCTAGCCCCTTCCCGGGCAAAGAGCTCCAAGGCCGCCCGGCCGATGCCATGGGCCGCTCCGGTCACGAGCACGGTTTTGTCCGAGAGCCTCCCCATCAGCGCAGGCTGGCGTAAACGGCGTTCCGGAAAAGCCCGGCGTAATAGGTGCGCCCCCCGGGGTTCTGCATCATGAAAACGCCGATGAGGCGTTCCTTGGGGTCCACGAAGAAGTAGGTGCCAAAAAGCCCCGCCCAGTAATAATCCCCCTTGGAGCCGGGCAAGGGGCTTCCCCCGTCCTCGAGGCGCACCGCCACCCCCAGGCCGAAGCCGTACCCGAAGCCGGGGAGGTAAGGGGCCCCCCGTTGTAGGGAGGGAAGGTAGAGGGGACCCAGGTGGTCCTGGGTGAGGAGCTCCACCCCCTTGCGGGAGAGGATGCGCCGTCCCCCAAACTCCCCGCCGTTCAACAGGGCCTGCAGAAAGCGGTGGTAGTCCTGGGCTGTGGCCACGGCGCCTGCCCCGCCGGAATAGCGCTTGGGCGCCTCCCGCACGTTCAGGGGAAGGGGGGTAGGGGTTCCCGTGAAGGGATCCCGCTCGGGAGGTTCCGCAACACGGCCCCACTTTTCCGGGGGCACCTGGAAGCCGCTATCCACCATGCCCAAGGGCCGGAAGATCCTTTCCTCCATGAGTTCGGCGAGGCTCTTGCCCGTGACCCTTTCCAGGAGGTGGCCGAGAAGGTCCGTGGAGTTGCCGTACTCCCAGAGGGTGCCAGGCTGGAACTGGAGGGGAAGGCGGGCGAGCTTGGCCAAAAACTCCTCCCGGGTCTGGTCCAGGGCGTCGGCGTTTACCTTGCGGTACTCCTGCTTCACCAGGGAGTCAAAGAAGATGCCGTAGGTGATGCCCGAGGTGTGGCGCAGGAGGTCGTAGAGGGTGATGGGCCTTTGGGACGGCGCAAGCTCCAGCACCGGCCTTCCTTCGGGGCCTGCCCGCTCCACCCCCACCCGTATCTCCCGGAACTCGGGGAGGTAGAGGGCAAGGGGGTCCGTGAGGAAAAGCCGCCCCTCCTCCACGAGCTGTAGGGCGAGAACCGAGGTCAAGGGCTTCGTCATGGAGTAGATGCGGAAGATGGCCTCCTTGGCCATGGGGGTCCGCGCCTTGGGGTCCAGGTAGCCCACCGCCTCGTGGAAGACCACCTGGCCGTTCCGTGCCACCAGGACCACCGCGCCGGGGAGCCGGCCCTGGGCTACCTCCGCCTCGAGGCGGGCCTTGAAGGCCTGGAGCACCCCGAGGTCCACCCCCTCCCGCACCTGGGCCAAGGCCAGGCCCAGGAGGGCCATGCCTAGCGCCAAAAGCCGCCAAAGCCGCATACCACCCTCACCTCCCTGGGTCAAAAGCCTTCGTTCCCGTGAGGTGCGCCCCAATGATGAGCTTCTGCACCTCGCTTGTCCCCTCGTAGAGGGTCAGGATGCGGGCGTCCCGGTAGAGCCTGGCCACCTCGTACTCCTCAAAGAAGCCGTAGCCGCCGTGGACCTGGATGGCCCGGTAGGCCACCCGGTTGGCGGCCTCGGAGGCGTAGAGCTTGGCGAGGCTGGCCTCTAGGGTGTAGGGCTCCCCCTTGACCTTTTTCCAGGCCGCCTGGTAGGTGAGGAGCCTCGAGGCCTCCAGATCCAGCTTCATCTCCGCCAGGTGCTCCTGGACCAGTTGGAAACCGGCGATGGGCCGGCCAAACTGCCGCCTCTCCTTCACATAGGCAAGGGAAAGCGCCAACGCCCGCCCCATGAGCCCCACCGCCCCCGCCGCCAAGGAGATGCGGCCCGTGTCCAAGGTGGAAAGGGCGATCCTAAAGCCCTCCCCTTCCTGGCCCAACACCCGCTCCTTGGGCACCCGCACCCCGTCCAGGAAGACCATGCCCGTGTCCGCCGCCCTCAGGCCGAGCTTCCCCTTCAAGGGGCTCGTGCGCACCCCATCCTGCCGCTCCACCAGGAAGCAGGTGATGCCCTTGGCCCCCTTGTCGGGGTCCGTCTTGGCGAAGATGAGGAAGACCTCGGCCACGTTGCCGTGGGAGATAAAGGTCTTCTGGCCTTCCAAGATGTAATGGTCGCCGTCCCTATAGGCCCGGGTGCGGAGGCTTGCGGCATCCGACCCCGCCTCGGGCTCGGTAAGGCCGAAGGCGCCAAGGACCTCTCCTCGGGCGAGGAGGGGTACATACCGCTTCTTTTGCGTCTCCGTGCCGTAGGTGAGGAGAGGGGTGAGGACCAGGCTCTGCTGCACGGAGAGGATGGAGCGCAAGGAGGCGTAGCCTCCCATCTCCTCCAAAAGGGCAAGGTAGGCGAAGAAGTCCAGCCCCGCCCCGCCCAGGTCCTCGGGGACGAAAACGCCTAGGAAGCCCAGCTCCCCCATACGCCGCACCAAGGGCCAGGGGAAGGCCTCCTTCTCCTCGTACTCCCTCAGGGCCGGGGCCGCCTCCTCCAGGAAGCGGCGGGCCAAGGCCCTAAGCTCCTTGTGCTCGGGTACTTCCATCCTCTAACCCCCTAAGGATCAGGTCGTGATAGGCGCGGGCCACCTCCACCGCCCGCATGGGCCCTCCCGGGCGGAACCAGCGGATCATCCAGTTGAGGAGGGAGAGCACCGCCCGGCCCGTCAGGGCCACGTCCACGGGGCGGAAGACGCCCGCTTCCACGCCCCGCCGAAGGATGGCCCTAAGGTTCGCCTCGTGCCGGTCCCGAAGCCGGTTGGTGAGGGCCCGGTTTTCCGGGGAGAGGCTTTTTATGCCCTGGAGCATGGTGACGAAGAAGGGGTAGTTCTCCTCAAAGTAGCGGGCATGGGCCTCCATGAAGCGGAGAAGCGCCTCTTTCGGGTCCGGGTGGGCCAGGGCCTCCTCCCCGGCCCGCACCAGGCCCTCCAGGGCCTGGAGGCTGATGGCCAAAAGGATCTCCTCCTTGCTCCGGAAGTGGTGGTAGAGGGCCGCTTTGGAAAGGCCCAGGGCTTGGGCGACGTCCTGGACGCTCGTGGCCTCGTAACCCTTCTCGGTGAAGAGTTTGGCGGCCTCCTCGAGGATGCGCACTTTCGTGGTGGTCACCATAGGTCACCGACCGGTCGGTAAGTTCCACGATAGCCTTATCCCTTCGCTTTTGTCAAGCTTGACCCAAAGGGTGCTAGACCACCTGCGGGAAGTTCTGCAAGGTGCCGGCCATGGGCCCCGGCGGTGCGGGCGTGGGTCGGAGGGGGTGGGCCCTATCCCCGTTGCGGGTGTTCCCCCCGCCTCTGGGGTGTACCCCGGACAAGCCCGGGTGGACTTGACAGGGGCGGAGGGGGCAGATTAGCATGATAACCAACCGGTCGGTAAGTTCGGGCGCGCTTTCCATGCGGGCCAGGGTCTACACCTAGCAGGCTTACTTAGGCGCGCCCCACCGGTGGAAGGGAGGGAGGCTGATGGGGCGTAGCTGGACCAAGACAAGCCTCTTGGTGTTGCTGGCCACCCTGGGGGGGTCCGCCTTCGCCCAGGTCATTCGCGTGGGCGTGGTGGGCCCTATGGCGTTCGTTCAAGGGGAGCACACGTGGTACGGGGCCACCCTAGCGGCGGAGGAGATCAACCGGGAAGGCGGGGTGGTGGTGGGCGGCCGGGCGTTCCGAATTGAGCTCGTTCGCGTGGACACCAACGAGATCACCAGCGTGACGGATGCTGCCACCGCCGTGGAACGGGCCATCACGGCCCAAAGGGTGGACTTCCTCATCGGGGGCTTTCGCAGCGAAGCTGTCCTGGCCATGACCGAGGTAGCGGCGGACTACAAGAAGCCTTTCCTCATCACGGGTGCCGCCCTAGACGGCATCCTCGCTGGCCGGGTGGATCGCAACTACGAGCGCTTCAAGTACCTTTTCCGCGTGAGCCCCAACAAATCCAGCGACCTGGCACGCACCTCCCTGCTCCTCTTAGGAGAGGTGGTGCAGGCGATGCGCCAACAGCTCAACCTGCCCAAGCCCAAGGTGGCCATCCTGGCCGAACGGGCCGCCTGGGCCGATCCCCTGGTGGAAACGGCAAGCCGCCTCATCGCCGCCCCACCCCCCCAAGGGTACGGGGCCGAGGTGGTGGGGGTCTGGCGGCCCTCGGCCACGGCCACGGACGTCACGCCTGAGCTCACCGCCATCCAGCGGGCCCAAGCCCAGGTGATCTACACGGTCCTCTCGGGGCCCGTAGGGGTACCTTTTGGCCGGGACTGGGGTAGGCTCAAGATCCCCGCCGCCCCCGTGGGAATCAATGTGGAAGCCCAGCAGGAAACGTGGCTCCAGGCCACAGACGGACTGGGGGCTTATGTGGCCACGCTGAACACCCTGGCCCCGGGCGTGGCCATAACGCCCAAGACCCTTCCCTTCATCAGCAACTTCCAGAGCCGTTTCAAGCGCTTCCCCATCTACACGGCCAGCGGGGCCTACGTGGCCCTCCACCTCCTGAAGGAGGCCATCCTCCGGGCGGGGAGCCTGGAAGCCGAGGCGGTGGTCAAGGCCCTCGAGGCCACGGACCACGTGGGCCCCTCGGGCAGGATTGTCTTTGACAAGGTGCATGACGTCACCTGGGGCCCTGGGTACACCACGGGCCTGGGCGTCCAGTGGGTGGGGAACCGGATGCAGGCCTTCTGGCCCCGGGCTTGGCGCGCGGGGGACCGGGTGGTGGGGTATGCGGGCGTGCGGCCCTACCAGCTCCCTCCCTGGGTGGTGGAGGCCTGGAGGCGGTAGATGCTCGCCGCCATCTTGGTCAACGGGCTGGTCCTAAGCGGGATCTACGGCATGTTGGCCCTGGGATTCGCCCTCACCTACGGGGTGGCCCGCATCCTCAACCTAGCCCATACGGCCTTTTACATGGCCGCCTCTTATGCCCTCTTATTCCTCCTGGGATACACGGGCTTCCTCCCCGCCGCCTTCCTCGCCGCCCTTTTGGTCCTGGGCCTTGCCCTCCTCGCCTACAGGTTTTTCCTTGAGCCTTTGCGGGAACACGAGGCCACCATCCTCATCGTTACCATCGCCATAGCCCTCCTCCTCCAAGAGGTTCTCCTCCTCCTTTTCGGGGGGCACTTCCGTTCCGTGCCAGCCCTCCTGCCCGGCTTCGTGGAGATCCTGGGGGTCCGGGTGGCGCAGCAGGCGCTCCTCGCCCTGGCGTTCGCCGCTCTCGTCCTCCTTTTGGCCTGGGCCTTCCTCAAAGGGAGCCGCGTTGGGCTTGCCATCCGGGCCGCCGCCCAGGATATGGAGGCGGCGGAACTGGTGGGGGTAAGCCTCTCCCGGGCTGGGTACTGGGCCGTGGGCCTGGGGGCCCTCTTGGCCACTCTGGCGGGCCTTGCCGTGGCCCCCATGGCCACCTTGGAGCCCCACATGTGGACCGCTCCCCTCCTGGTGGTGCTGGCGGCGGTGGTCCTGGGGGGCCTGGGAAGCCTTCTAGGAGCCCTCTTGGGAGCCTTGATTCTGGCTTTCGCCGAGGTGGTGGTGGTGAACCTGGTGCCTGGGGGCGCCTTCCTGCGCACCGCCGTGGCCCTTTTGGTGCTGGTTCTGGTACTGGTGTTCAAACCCGAGGGCCTTTTCGGCGCATCCTTTGCGGAGGAGCGATGACCAGTCCCCTGCGCATCTGGTCCGTCCCGTGGCTCCTACGTTTCCTTAGGTACGAGGTCTTCGCCCTGCCGAGCCGGGTTATCGCTCTGCTTTTCATCCTCTTCCTCCTCCTCTTCCCCCTTTTCTCGCAAGACCCTTACCTCCTGCGCATCCTCACCCTGTCCGGCCTTTTCGCCCTCTATGCGGCGAGCTGGGACCTCCTCTCGGGCTACACCGGCCAGGTGAGCCTGGGCCACGCCTTCTTCTTTGGCATCTCGGGGTACACCTCCGCCCTGCTGGGCCGGGAACTCGGTCTAGCCCCTTGGGCCACCATTCCCTTGGGGGCCACGTTGGCTACCCTTGCGGGCCTTCTCGTGGGCTTACCCTCCCTTCGGGTAAAGGGACCCTACCTCTCCCTGATCACCCTGGCCTTTCCCATCCTGGCGCTCGGGTTCATCTTCCTCTTTCCGGACTTCACGGGAGGGGAGCTGGGGCTTTCGGGGCTTCCCCGCCTTGGCCAGAGCCGCCTAGAGGAGTACTACCTGGTCACCCTCACCATGCTTGTTTCCGTCTACATTCTCTGGAGGATAGCCAACTCCCGGGTGGGCCTCGTCTTCCACGCCCTAAGGGAGGATGAAGCCGCGGTGCGCATGGTAGGGGTGAACACCGTGGCCTACAAGCTCCTGGCCTTTGCCGTAAGCGCCTTCTTCGCCGGACTGGCAGGAGGGCTTTACGCCCACTACCTGCGGGTGGCGGGCCCGGATAGCCTGTCGCTTTTTAACTCCATTCAGCCCGTTATCTGGACGGTTTTTGGCGGTATCGCCACCATCTACGGCCCCGTGGCGGGCACCTTCCTCCTTGTGCCCCTTCTGGAGGTGTTGCGGGTGGCCGAGGAGTGGCGCATGGTGGGGTTTGCCGTCCTCATCCTCCTGGTCATGCGCTTCCTGCCCCAGGGGGTGGTGCGGGGGGTGCTGGACCGCCTCGAGGAGGAGTGCCCCCGGTGCAAGGTCCGCAACCCCTTCACCCGAAGGCGGTGCCGCGTTTGTGGCGTGGAGATGCGCTTGGAGGTGCGGGCATGACGGAGGTCTATTGGGAACGCCCTTGGCTTCGCTTCTACCCTCCCACCACGCCCAAAGAAGTTCCCCTTCCCGTAGGGAGCGTCAGCCAGCAGGTGGAGGAGGCCTTCCTGCGCTTCGGCGGGAAGACCGCCTTGGTCTACTACGGGCGCACCTACCGCTACGCCGACCTCCACGAGGCCATACGCCGCTTTGCCGGAGGGCTTAAGGGCCTAGGCCTTAGGCCGGGAGACCGGGTGGGCCTTTACCTGGCCAACAGTCCCCAGTTCGCCGTGGCCTACCTGGGCATCCTTTGGGCGGGGGGTGTGGTGGTGCCGGTAAGCCCCCTTTATACCTCCCACGAGCTCCGGCACCAGCTTTTAGACTCAGGCGCCCGCTTCCTCGTGGTCCAGGACGCCCTTCTGGAAAACGCCGAGCGGGCAGGGGTGGAGCTGGAGGGGAAGGTGGTGGTTTCCCTTTGGGAGGCCCTGCCCTCCTGGCAGAGGCTCCTGGTACGCCGCCTCCCCGTGCCCCGGGGCCCTGGAGTCTATACCTTCTCCGACCTCCTGCGGGCAAACCCCCTTCCTGCCCCAGAACCCCGACAGGGCGAGGACCTGGCCGCCCTCCCCTACACCGGGGGCACCACGGGTCTGCCCAAGGGGGTGCGGATTACCCACCACAACCTTCTCGCCGCCCACCGGATGATCCAGAGCTTCAACCCCTTCGGCCCAGGGAGCACCCTCCTAGCCTTTCTGCCCTTCTACCACATCTACGGCCAGGTGGTCCTCCTCCTTGGGGGGCTCCTTTCCGGGGCCCGGCTTTTGGTCTTTTCCACGCCCGACCCCGACTGGATCCTGGAGGCCATGGTGCGCTACCGGGCCACCCACTTCTTCGGCGTCCCTTCCCTGTACGAGCTCCTCCGGGACCACCCCAGGACCCACTGGGTGGATTGGAAGCGCCTCGAGGTGGTCCTAAGCGGGGCCGACACGCTGCACGAGGCCACGGCGGAGGCCTTTTTCCAGCGCACCGGCCGGGAGGTCGCCGAAGGCTACGGGATGACGGAAACCTCCGCCGCAAGCCACGTCAACCCCAGGGAACGGGTCAAGCGAGGGTCCTTTGGCATCCCCTTGCCCTGCGTCCAGGCCCTGGTGGTGGACCCCGACACCCTCGAGCCCGTCCCCGTGGGGGAGGTGGGGGAGCTTGCCCTTGCCGGCCCCAACGTCACCCAGGGTTACTGGCAACGGGAAGAGGAGAACGCCAAAAGCTTCTTCAGGGAACGCGGACTCCGCTTCTTCCGCACGGGAGACCTGGTGCGCATGGACGAGGAGGGGTACTTCCACTTCTACGACCGGGCCAAGGACATGATCAAGTACAAGGGCCGGCCCGTCTTCCCTCGGGAGATTGAAGAGGCTTTGCGGGCCCACCCCTTGGTAAAGGCGGCGGGAGTGATCGGGGTGCCGGACCCCAAGGTGGGGGCTTACCCCAAGGCCTACGTGGTCCTGGAACCCGAGGCTCGGGGCAAGGTGACGGAGGAGGACCTGCTCAGCTTCCTGAGGGAGCGCCTTGCCCCCTACAAGCTTCCCCGAGAGATAGAGTTCCGCGGGGAGCTTCCCAAAACCGACGTGGGCAAGGTCTCCCGCCGGGAGCTTAGGGAGGAGGTGGAGGGTGGCGCTCTTGGAGGCTAGGGGGATCACCAAGCGGTTCGGGGGGCTCCTGGCCCTAAACAGCGTGGACCTCCGGGTGGGCGAGCGGGAGATCCTGGGGCTCATTGGCCCCAACGGGGCTGGCAAGACCACCCTCCTGCGGGTCCTCCTCGGCATCCACCGGCCCGACGGGGGGCGGGTCTTCTTCAAGGGGAGGGACATCACCCCCTTGCCCACATGGGAGCGGGTGCGCCTGGGGCTTGCCGCCACCTTCCAGAACCCCAGGCCTTTGAGGCGGCTTCCGGTCCTGGCCAACGTGCTGGTGGCAGCCTACGGACCCCGGGGAGGGCGTAAGGGGGACTGGGTGAAGCGAGCGGAGGCCCGCGCCCTGGACGCCCTGGAGTTTGTGGGCATCGCCGACAAGGCAAAGGAGCCCGCCTCCGTCCTCTCGCAAGGGGAGCTGAAGCGCCTGGAAATCGCCCGGGCTTTGGCCACGGAGCCTGAGCTTTTGATCCTGGACGAGCCCTTTGCCGGCCTTACCCCTGTGGAAACGGAGCTTTTGGCCAAATCCTTGGCCCGCTTGCGCAAGGGAGGGCGGTTTGGCCGGCTTCACAGCGAGGGGTGCGCCATGGTCATCATTGAGCACAAGCTCTCCGAGCTCTTCAAAATCGCCGACCGGGTGGTGGTCTTGAACTTCGGCGAGGTCCTGGCCGAGGGCACCCCAA
The genomic region above belongs to Thermus antranikianii DSM 12462 and contains:
- a CDS encoding ABC transporter permease subunit, with amino-acid sequence MLAAILVNGLVLSGIYGMLALGFALTYGVARILNLAHTAFYMAASYALLFLLGYTGFLPAAFLAALLVLGLALLAYRFFLEPLREHEATILIVTIAIALLLQEVLLLLFGGHFRSVPALLPGFVEILGVRVAQQALLALAFAALVLLLAWAFLKGSRVGLAIRAAAQDMEAAELVGVSLSRAGYWAVGLGALLATLAGLAVAPMATLEPHMWTAPLLVVLAAVVLGGLGSLLGALLGALILAFAEVVVVNLVPGGAFLRTAVALLVLVLVLVFKPEGLFGASFAEER
- a CDS encoding branched-chain amino acid ABC transporter permease; translation: MTSPLRIWSVPWLLRFLRYEVFALPSRVIALLFILFLLLFPLFSQDPYLLRILTLSGLFALYAASWDLLSGYTGQVSLGHAFFFGISGYTSALLGRELGLAPWATIPLGATLATLAGLLVGLPSLRVKGPYLSLITLAFPILALGFIFLFPDFTGGELGLSGLPRLGQSRLEEYYLVTLTMLVSVYILWRIANSRVGLVFHALREDEAAVRMVGVNTVAYKLLAFAVSAFFAGLAGGLYAHYLRVAGPDSLSLFNSIQPVIWTVFGGIATIYGPVAGTFLLVPLLEVLRVAEEWRMVGFAVLILLVMRFLPQGVVRGVLDRLEEECPRCKVRNPFTRRRCRVCGVEMRLEVRA
- a CDS encoding AMP-binding protein — protein: MTEVYWERPWLRFYPPTTPKEVPLPVGSVSQQVEEAFLRFGGKTALVYYGRTYRYADLHEAIRRFAGGLKGLGLRPGDRVGLYLANSPQFAVAYLGILWAGGVVVPVSPLYTSHELRHQLLDSGARFLVVQDALLENAERAGVELEGKVVVSLWEALPSWQRLLVRRLPVPRGPGVYTFSDLLRANPLPAPEPRQGEDLAALPYTGGTTGLPKGVRITHHNLLAAHRMIQSFNPFGPGSTLLAFLPFYHIYGQVVLLLGGLLSGARLLVFSTPDPDWILEAMVRYRATHFFGVPSLYELLRDHPRTHWVDWKRLEVVLSGADTLHEATAEAFFQRTGREVAEGYGMTETSAASHVNPRERVKRGSFGIPLPCVQALVVDPDTLEPVPVGEVGELALAGPNVTQGYWQREEENAKSFFRERGLRFFRTGDLVRMDEEGYFHFYDRAKDMIKYKGRPVFPREIEEALRAHPLVKAAGVIGVPDPKVGAYPKAYVVLEPEARGKVTEEDLLSFLRERLAPYKLPREIEFRGELPKTDVGKVSRRELREEVEGGALGG